The Mesorhizobium sp. NBSH29 genome has a segment encoding these proteins:
- a CDS encoding HNH endonuclease yields MMVISDYHRAFVEAFGRDDVKAPHLHALRKRYGWKVGREPGRFVGRQRNRRYSAEELSFIESRQSMSRRALHEAFVKEFVRSDIKVDDIKALCTRNGWKTGRDGHFEKGATPANKGKKMPFNANSAQTQFKKGNLTGRANVNYKPVGAERRSKEGYVERKVHDGLPLQSRWRGVHMLLWEEINGPVPEGHCLKCLDGNKGNTHPSNWALVPRALLPRLNGKWGRGYDAAPAELKPVIMTVVKMEHMARKLRRTK; encoded by the coding sequence ATGATGGTGATCAGCGATTATCATCGCGCGTTTGTGGAAGCCTTCGGCCGCGACGATGTGAAAGCGCCCCACCTTCACGCACTGCGTAAGAGATATGGCTGGAAGGTTGGGCGCGAGCCTGGGCGCTTTGTCGGGCGACAACGAAACCGCCGCTATAGCGCGGAGGAATTGTCCTTCATAGAATCTCGGCAGTCTATGAGCCGGCGCGCATTGCACGAAGCGTTCGTGAAGGAGTTCGTGCGTTCTGACATCAAAGTCGATGACATCAAAGCGCTGTGCACTCGCAACGGCTGGAAAACCGGACGCGACGGGCATTTTGAGAAAGGCGCGACGCCGGCGAACAAAGGTAAGAAAATGCCCTTCAATGCCAACTCTGCGCAGACACAGTTCAAGAAAGGGAACCTGACCGGCCGAGCCAACGTAAACTACAAGCCGGTTGGCGCTGAGCGCCGTTCAAAGGAAGGGTACGTCGAACGCAAGGTGCACGATGGCCTTCCACTTCAATCGCGGTGGCGCGGCGTCCATATGTTGCTTTGGGAGGAAATTAACGGGCCAGTGCCAGAAGGCCACTGCCTGAAATGTCTCGACGGTAACAAGGGGAACACTCACCCTTCAAATTGGGCCTTGGTGCCCCGCGCACTGCTGCCACGCCTAAACGGAAAGTGGGGGCGCGGCTACGACGCCGCGCCGGCTGAGTTGAAGCCGGTAATCATGACCGTCGTTAAAATGGAGCACATGGCACGAAAGCTCCGACGAACAAAATAG
- a CDS encoding ParB/RepB/Spo0J family partition protein — MEINHQQFNVTFDRLVLDGVNARKKYDQDSIRSMKASILSYGIIQPLAVRPPQAGDADLGGQRYRVLAGGRRMRALAELIAEKELPNDFAIPVIDRDVDDRRALGMSLAENIIRREMSPTDEFRAFKDLADLGATTEDIALRFGQTERFVKGRLALGKLHPVILTAFENGVLGFAAAAAYTASSDPEAQLACFSRLDGSYQRNNPQSITSALRRESVRASSSLAEFITEERYLAAGGIVEQDLFGEEVYWSSAELIADLKDARLAEMREEALLEGWSFFETTEEFGEDIWSVKRLHPTQVALTPEQLNRLDAISELTSDVDPECLSSDELASYNALDAEFDELNSRQSLFTPDQMAISGVLIDTETMRVQKGVLRPSTAEKGGKGGADESTSAKAKDPLALSQPLKDIIGHTATKALQHEIVAQPGKALALLAAILEQSVNSTHGGGRPSRIKIETIDYGMKSDAKTREIGTSFAAYSKMEPEKLNKAIAALFAGTIDLTEKWFTKDFTADNIRDKTRTAFLTSFEADVKPHFDATAYFTSCSKPLINDALVEMTGNIGKGPKKSDMVVEAANACAATGWIPKPLRTKGWKILKA; from the coding sequence ATGGAAATCAATCACCAACAATTCAACGTCACCTTTGACCGCCTCGTTCTTGACGGCGTCAACGCACGGAAAAAATATGACCAGGACAGCATCCGGTCGATGAAAGCCTCGATCCTCTCCTATGGGATCATTCAGCCTCTTGCCGTCAGACCACCCCAGGCCGGCGACGCAGATCTCGGTGGGCAGCGCTATCGTGTCCTTGCTGGCGGCCGCAGAATGCGTGCGCTGGCCGAGCTGATAGCTGAAAAGGAGCTCCCCAACGATTTTGCCATCCCCGTTATCGACCGCGACGTCGACGACAGAAGGGCTTTGGGAATGTCCCTTGCCGAAAACATCATTCGGCGCGAGATGTCCCCCACCGACGAATTTCGAGCATTCAAGGACTTGGCAGATCTCGGCGCAACAACCGAAGATATAGCCCTGCGTTTTGGTCAAACGGAACGCTTCGTCAAAGGGCGCCTGGCGCTTGGAAAACTGCACCCAGTTATTCTCACGGCGTTCGAGAATGGTGTGCTCGGCTTTGCGGCCGCTGCCGCTTACACAGCCAGTTCGGACCCCGAGGCCCAGCTTGCCTGCTTTTCGCGCTTGGATGGTTCATATCAGCGAAATAATCCGCAATCCATCACCAGCGCATTGCGCCGCGAAAGTGTGAGGGCGTCGAGCAGCCTTGCCGAGTTCATCACCGAGGAACGCTACCTCGCTGCAGGCGGCATCGTCGAGCAGGATCTGTTCGGTGAAGAGGTTTACTGGTCGAGCGCAGAACTCATCGCCGACCTAAAGGATGCCCGCCTTGCCGAGATGCGCGAGGAGGCACTGCTAGAGGGGTGGTCGTTCTTCGAAACTACCGAAGAATTCGGCGAAGATATATGGTCGGTGAAGCGGTTGCATCCAACGCAAGTTGCGTTGACCCCGGAGCAGCTGAATCGGCTAGACGCTATTTCCGAACTGACCAGCGATGTCGATCCAGAATGCTTATCGAGCGATGAACTCGCCAGCTACAATGCGCTCGATGCCGAGTTCGACGAACTCAACTCGCGACAATCGCTTTTCACTCCCGACCAAATGGCGATATCAGGCGTCCTTATCGACACAGAGACTATGAGAGTTCAAAAGGGGGTGCTTCGACCAAGCACCGCGGAGAAAGGCGGCAAAGGCGGCGCCGATGAATCGACCAGTGCCAAGGCAAAGGATCCCCTCGCCTTGTCACAGCCCCTCAAGGACATCATCGGCCACACCGCAACGAAAGCTCTCCAACATGAAATTGTGGCCCAGCCGGGAAAGGCCCTGGCTTTGCTCGCCGCCATCCTCGAGCAATCGGTGAATTCGACGCATGGTGGTGGTCGACCCTCTCGTATCAAAATCGAGACAATCGATTACGGCATGAAATCGGATGCCAAAACGCGAGAAATTGGCACCTCCTTCGCCGCCTATTCCAAAATGGAACCGGAGAAGCTCAACAAGGCGATCGCAGCGCTATTTGCGGGTACTATCGATCTCACCGAAAAGTGGTTCACCAAAGATTTCACTGCTGACAACATTCGAGACAAGACGCGCACTGCGTTCCTGACCTCGTTTGAAGCCGACGTTAAGCCCCACTTCGACGCGACTGCTTATTTCACCAGCTGCAGCAAGCCTCTTATCA